In one Methylobacterium sp. SyP6R genomic region, the following are encoded:
- a CDS encoding SIMPL domain-containing protein: MRAVPALLLGALLIGPALADDAVPGRISVIGRASREVAPDFATVEVAVESRGPNPAAALDQNSAAARKVVELAGEFGISGPDLATAAVSLRPASKTVRDPGGQVRDVPDGYQATNSVSVRVRDLKRLGALMRRLLDGGADRIGGVAFGLSEPGETENAVRAEAVRDARRQAEILAEAAGTRLGRLESIVSPPREGAPAPILARAYAAKGAPGGLAVPVEPGTLTVAAAVEVTYQVAP; encoded by the coding sequence GTGAGGGCGGTTCCGGCGCTCCTCCTGGGTGCCCTGCTGATCGGGCCCGCCCTCGCCGACGATGCGGTGCCCGGCCGGATCAGCGTCATCGGCCGGGCGAGCCGGGAGGTGGCGCCGGACTTCGCCACCGTGGAGGTCGCGGTGGAGAGCCGCGGCCCCAACCCGGCAGCGGCCCTCGACCAGAACTCGGCCGCCGCCCGCAAGGTGGTGGAGCTCGCGGGCGAATTCGGCATCTCGGGTCCCGATCTCGCCACGGCGGCGGTGTCCCTGCGGCCGGCCAGCAAGACGGTGCGCGATCCCGGTGGACAGGTACGGGACGTGCCCGACGGCTACCAGGCCACTAACTCCGTCTCGGTGCGGGTGCGCGACCTCAAGCGCCTCGGCGCCCTGATGCGCCGCCTGCTCGACGGCGGGGCCGACCGGATCGGCGGCGTCGCTTTCGGGCTGTCGGAGCCCGGCGAGACCGAGAACGCCGTCCGGGCCGAGGCGGTGCGGGATGCGCGGCGCCAGGCCGAGATCCTGGCCGAGGCAGCGGGGACCCGGCTCGGGCGCCTCGAGAGCATCGTCTCGCCGCCGCGGGAGGGCGCGCCGGCGCCGATCCTCGCCCGCGCCTACGCCGCCAAGGGCGCACCGGGCGGCCTCGCCGTCCCGGTCGAGCCCGGCACCCTCACGGTCGCGGCGGCCGTCGAGGTCACCTATCAGGTCGCGCCCTGA
- a CDS encoding CarD family transcriptional regulator, translated as MTTAKKTTAARQGFKTGEAVVYPAHGVGRITAIEEQEIAGYKLELFVVSFEKDKMVLRVPTAKANSVGMRKLAEPELVKKALDVLTGRARVKRTMWSRRAQEYEAKINSGDLIAVTEVVRDLFRSDAQPEQSYSERQLYEAALDRVVREIAAVNRITDTESLKLIEQSLAKSPRRAKGAEAEADGEDVQDEAEAA; from the coding sequence ATGACGACCGCCAAGAAGACGACAGCCGCCCGGCAGGGATTCAAGACCGGCGAAGCGGTCGTGTATCCGGCTCACGGCGTCGGCCGCATCACGGCCATCGAGGAGCAGGAGATCGCCGGCTACAAGCTCGAGCTGTTCGTGGTGTCGTTCGAGAAGGACAAGATGGTCCTGCGGGTCCCGACCGCCAAGGCGAACTCCGTCGGCATGCGCAAGCTCGCCGAGCCGGAGCTGGTCAAGAAGGCGCTCGACGTGCTCACCGGCCGCGCCCGGGTGAAGCGGACCATGTGGTCGCGCCGGGCCCAGGAATACGAGGCGAAGATCAATTCCGGCGACCTGATCGCCGTCACCGAGGTGGTGCGCGACCTCTTCCGCTCCGACGCCCAGCCCGAGCAATCCTATTCCGAGCGCCAGCTCTACGAGGCGGCCCTCGACCGGGTGGTGCGCGAGATCGCGGCGGTGAACCGCATCACCGATACCGAGTCGCTCAAGCTCATCGAGCAGAGCCTCGCCAAGTCGCCGCGCCGCGCCAAGGGCGCCGAGGCCGAGGCCGACGGCGAGGATGTGCAGGACGAGGCCGAGGCCGCCTGA
- the fabI gene encoding enoyl-ACP reductase FabI, with protein MADSNRAQVQDGGQPRTGLLAGKRGLVLGVANNRSIAWGIAKSAHQHGAELAFTYQGEALKKRVEPLARELNAAVVGHCDVTDPASIDAVFEAAGRHFPDGIDFVIHCIAFSDKDELTGRYIETSEANFTKSLLISCYSFTAVAQRAEKLMRNGGSLLTLTYYGAEKWMPHYNVMGVAKAALEASVRYLAADLGPQKIRVNAISAGPIKTLAASGIGDFRYILKWNEYNAPLRRTVTIEEVGETAAYLISDMSRGMTGEILHVDAGYHVVGMKNPEAPDLSLDKD; from the coding sequence ATGGCTGACTCGAACCGGGCACAAGTACAGGATGGCGGGCAGCCCCGCACCGGGCTTCTCGCCGGCAAGCGCGGCCTCGTGCTCGGCGTCGCCAACAACCGCTCGATCGCCTGGGGCATCGCCAAGAGCGCCCACCAGCACGGCGCCGAGCTGGCCTTCACCTACCAGGGCGAGGCCCTGAAGAAGCGCGTCGAGCCGCTCGCCCGCGAGCTGAACGCCGCCGTCGTCGGCCATTGCGACGTCACCGATCCGGCCTCGATCGACGCGGTCTTCGAGGCCGCCGGCCGGCATTTTCCCGACGGCATCGACTTCGTCATCCATTGTATCGCCTTCTCGGACAAGGACGAGCTGACCGGGCGCTACATCGAGACCAGCGAGGCGAACTTTACGAAGTCGCTTCTGATCTCCTGCTACTCGTTCACGGCCGTCGCCCAGCGCGCCGAGAAGCTGATGCGCAACGGCGGCTCGCTCCTCACGCTGACCTATTACGGCGCCGAGAAGTGGATGCCGCACTACAACGTGATGGGCGTCGCCAAGGCGGCGCTCGAAGCGTCGGTGCGCTACCTCGCGGCCGATCTCGGGCCGCAGAAGATCCGCGTCAACGCGATCTCGGCCGGGCCGATCAAGACGCTCGCCGCCTCCGGCATCGGCGATTTCCGCTACATCCTGAAGTGGAACGAGTACAACGCCCCGTTGCGGCGCACCGTGACCATCGAGGAGGTCGGCGAGACCGCCGCCTACCTGATCTCCGACATGTCCCGCGGCATGACCGGCGAGATCCTGCACGTCGATGCCGGCTATCACGTCGTCGGGATGAAGAACCCCGAGGCGCCGGACCTCAGCCTCGACAAGGACTGA
- the fdxA gene encoding ferredoxin FdxA translates to MTYVVTDNCIKCKYMDCVEVCPVDCFYEGENMLVIQPDECIDCGVCEPECPAEAIKPDTEPGLESWLKLNADMAKSWPNITQKKAAPADAKDWDGKSGKFEAHFSANPGSGD, encoded by the coding sequence ATGACCTACGTCGTCACCGACAACTGCATCAAGTGCAAGTACATGGACTGCGTGGAGGTGTGTCCGGTCGACTGCTTCTACGAAGGCGAGAACATGCTCGTCATCCAGCCGGACGAGTGCATCGATTGCGGCGTGTGCGAGCCCGAATGCCCGGCCGAGGCGATCAAGCCCGATACCGAGCCGGGCCTGGAGAGCTGGCTGAAGCTGAACGCCGACATGGCCAAGAGCTGGCCCAACATCACCCAGAAGAAGGCCGCTCCGGCCGACGCCAAGGACTGGGACGGCAAGTCCGGCAAGTTCGAGGCGCATTTCTCGGCCAATCCCGGCTCGGGCGACTGA
- a CDS encoding RNA-binding S4 domain-containing protein, with protein MRADRQRLDKWLWFARFAKTRSLAARLIEDGFVRVNGQRADAPSKALAVGDVVTVAAQHVTAAVRVRDLGERRGPAPEARLLYSDLSADSAPDEAS; from the coding sequence ATGCGCGCGGACCGGCAGCGCCTCGACAAGTGGCTGTGGTTCGCGCGCTTCGCCAAGACGCGCTCGCTGGCCGCGCGCCTGATCGAGGACGGCTTCGTGCGGGTGAACGGCCAGCGCGCCGACGCCCCCTCGAAGGCGCTGGCGGTCGGAGACGTGGTCACGGTCGCGGCCCAGCACGTCACGGCAGCGGTGCGGGTGCGCGATCTCGGCGAGCGGCGGGGCCCGGCTCCGGAAGCCCGGCTGCTCTATAGCGACCTCTCGGCGGACTCGGCGCCCGACGAGGCGAGCTGA
- the argJ gene encoding bifunctional glutamate N-acetyltransferase/amino-acid acetyltransferase ArgJ, producing MSHPVSPLAPKHQPALPPIPGVRLATAQAGIRYRGRTDVLLVLLDPGTRAAGVFTRSKCPSAAVDWCRETLRAGQSARALVVNSGNANAFTGLKGRDSVRLTAEIAGKAADCAPGEVFIASTGVIGEPLDATKFDGVLADCAGRTGPGAERWTEAASAIMTTDTFPKLATRRVRLGGVDVTINGIAKGAGMIAPDMATMLSFVFTDADLPAEVLQALLTRGVAKSFNCCTVDGDTSTSDTLMLFATAKAGNAPVGSIEDPSLAEFAHALDDLLVELAQLVARDGEGARKFVTIEVGGATDDASAHRIAMSIANSPLVKTAVAGEDANWGRVVMAVGKAGEPADRDRLAIWFGDVRVAVEGARDPGYDEEAASAAMRGDEVRIGVDLGLGDGKARVWTCDLTKAYVEINGDYRS from the coding sequence ATGTCTCACCCCGTCTCGCCGCTCGCGCCCAAGCACCAGCCCGCCCTGCCGCCGATCCCCGGCGTGCGCCTCGCCACGGCGCAGGCCGGCATCCGCTACCGCGGCCGCACCGACGTGCTGCTGGTCCTGCTCGATCCGGGCACCCGGGCCGCCGGCGTCTTCACCCGTTCAAAATGCCCCTCGGCCGCCGTCGACTGGTGCCGCGAGACCCTGCGGGCCGGACAATCGGCGCGGGCGCTGGTGGTCAATTCCGGCAATGCCAACGCCTTCACCGGGCTCAAAGGCCGCGACTCGGTGCGCCTCACCGCCGAGATCGCCGGCAAGGCGGCGGATTGCGCGCCGGGCGAGGTCTTCATCGCCTCGACCGGCGTGATCGGCGAGCCCCTCGACGCCACCAAGTTCGATGGCGTGCTCGCCGACTGCGCCGGCCGCACCGGCCCCGGCGCCGAGCGCTGGACCGAGGCCGCCAGCGCCATCATGACCACCGACACCTTCCCGAAGCTCGCTACCCGCCGGGTGCGCCTCGGCGGCGTCGACGTGACGATCAACGGCATCGCCAAGGGCGCCGGCATGATCGCCCCCGACATGGCGACGATGCTGTCCTTCGTGTTCACCGATGCCGACCTGCCTGCCGAGGTGCTGCAGGCGCTCCTGACCCGCGGCGTCGCCAAGAGCTTCAACTGCTGCACGGTCGACGGCGACACCTCGACCTCCGACACCCTGATGCTGTTCGCCACCGCCAAGGCCGGCAACGCGCCCGTCGGGTCGATCGAGGATCCGTCCCTGGCGGAGTTCGCGCACGCACTCGACGACCTGCTCGTCGAGCTCGCCCAGCTGGTGGCCCGCGACGGCGAGGGCGCGCGCAAGTTCGTCACCATCGAGGTCGGGGGTGCGACCGACGACGCCTCGGCCCACCGGATCGCGATGTCGATCGCCAACTCGCCGCTGGTGAAGACCGCGGTGGCGGGCGAGGACGCGAATTGGGGCCGGGTGGTGATGGCGGTCGGCAAGGCCGGCGAGCCCGCCGACCGCGACCGGCTGGCGATCTGGTTCGGCGATGTGCGCGTCGCCGTCGAGGGTGCCCGCGATCCCGGCTACGACGAGGAGGCGGCCTCCGCGGCGATGCGCGGCGACGAGGTCAGGATCGGGGTCGATCTCGGCTTAGGGGATGGGAAGGCCCGGGTCTGGACCTGCGATCTCACCAAGGCCTATGTCGAGATCAACGGGGATTACCGCTCGTGA
- a CDS encoding DUF427 domain-containing protein has product MTDHPITITPNPHRIRVMLGGTIVAETTRALTLREGGMPPVQYIPRDDAEMDLFDRTEHRTHCPHKGDASYYSLTAGGIERANAVWSYEAPFPAVAAIKDHLAFYPSKVDAIEELTE; this is encoded by the coding sequence ATGACGGATCATCCGATCACGATCACCCCGAATCCCCACCGCATCCGCGTGATGCTCGGCGGCACGATCGTCGCCGAGACCACCCGGGCGCTCACCTTGCGCGAGGGCGGCATGCCGCCGGTGCAGTACATCCCGCGCGACGATGCCGAGATGGACCTCTTCGACCGCACCGAGCACCGCACGCACTGCCCGCACAAGGGCGATGCGAGCTACTACTCGCTCACGGCCGGCGGGATCGAGCGGGCGAACGCGGTGTGGAGCTACGAGGCGCCGTTCCCGGCGGTGGCGGCGATCAAGGATCACCTCGCGTTCTACCCGAGCAAGGTCGACGCGATCGAGGAGTTGACCGAGTGA
- a CDS encoding LysR family transcriptional regulator, which produces MAHPQVLRDMALFVEVAKRKSFSQAAAALDVPISSLSRRITQFETSIGLRLLDRTTRKIVLTPHGEAYFEQATRLVEEAQRTFDELIAQAKGPSGLLKIAAPPDPWVLHHLSAVAGDYALRYAQVRVHLDLWPHLVDLAQEGYDLALVVGAPRETSMITRKVAQLETGLFAAPDYLDRAGRPETPADLVRHQAVMVAPSVSGNGSSGTWSLERDDEMVSASVGCTVSSNSQGMARRLVTSGHGIGLLQAIDVEEDVEAGRLEQVLPEWRSLPHPVYIVTTSRLLPAKTRSFIGFASRRLAEQLAPRGVTLDDAELAALYDLQEA; this is translated from the coding sequence TTGGCCCACCCGCAAGTCCTTCGCGACATGGCGCTCTTCGTCGAGGTCGCGAAACGGAAGAGCTTCAGTCAGGCCGCTGCGGCGCTGGACGTGCCGATCTCGTCTCTCTCCCGGCGCATCACCCAGTTCGAGACCTCCATCGGCCTGCGCCTGCTCGACCGGACCACCCGCAAGATCGTGCTGACCCCGCATGGCGAGGCCTATTTCGAGCAGGCGACCCGCCTGGTGGAAGAGGCGCAGCGGACCTTCGACGAGCTGATCGCCCAGGCGAAGGGGCCGAGCGGCCTGCTCAAGATCGCGGCGCCGCCCGACCCTTGGGTCCTGCACCATCTCTCGGCCGTCGCGGGGGACTACGCGCTCCGCTACGCCCAGGTGCGGGTGCATCTCGACCTCTGGCCCCATCTCGTCGACCTCGCCCAGGAGGGCTACGACCTGGCGCTCGTGGTCGGGGCGCCGCGGGAGACCTCGATGATCACCCGCAAGGTGGCGCAGCTCGAGACCGGTTTGTTCGCCGCGCCGGACTATCTCGACCGGGCCGGGCGGCCCGAGACCCCGGCCGATCTGGTGCGGCACCAAGCGGTCATGGTGGCCCCCTCGGTCTCGGGCAACGGGTCGTCGGGGACCTGGTCGCTGGAGCGAGACGACGAGATGGTCTCGGCCTCGGTCGGCTGCACGGTCTCCAGCAACAGCCAGGGCATGGCCCGGCGGCTCGTCACGTCGGGGCACGGCATCGGCCTCCTGCAGGCGATCGACGTCGAGGAGGACGTGGAGGCGGGCCGCCTGGAGCAGGTCCTGCCCGAATGGCGCAGCCTGCCCCATCCGGTCTACATCGTCACGACCTCGCGACTGCTGCCGGCCAAGACCCGCAGCTTCATCGGCTTCGCGTCGCGCCGGCTCGCCGAGCAGCTCGCGCCCCGCGGCGTTACCCTGGACGACGCCGAACTCGCTGCCCTGTACGACCTGCAGGAAGCGTGA
- a CDS encoding methyltransferase domain-containing protein: MSSPLLFDSALIRTRLARARRAGFADFLVARAVDDLSDRLGAVLREFPCALDLATPVPAAATWLAQSGRAGAVTRLAPVPEPGSPGVAVAVGDPEALPFADRSFDLAVSMLALQHANDLPGALVQVRRALKPDGLFVGCLLGGRTLTELRQVLTQAESEVEGGVSPRVAPFAEVRDLGGLLQRAGFALPVTDVETVTVRYGDPFGLMRDLRAMGLTNALRERRGALRRATLMRAAALYAERFADADGRLRATFELIWLSGWVPHESQQKPLRPGSAQARLADALGTVERKEPS, from the coding sequence ATGTCCTCGCCGCTCCTGTTCGACTCCGCCCTGATCCGCACGCGCCTCGCCCGCGCCCGCCGTGCCGGCTTCGCCGATTTCCTGGTCGCGCGGGCGGTGGACGACCTGTCGGACCGCCTGGGTGCCGTGCTGCGGGAGTTCCCCTGTGCCCTCGACCTCGCCACCCCGGTTCCGGCGGCGGCGACGTGGCTCGCGCAGAGCGGCCGGGCCGGCGCCGTCACGCGGCTCGCTCCCGTCCCCGAACCGGGCAGCCCCGGCGTCGCGGTCGCGGTCGGCGATCCGGAGGCCTTGCCCTTTGCCGATCGGAGCTTCGACCTCGCGGTGTCGATGCTGGCGCTCCAGCACGCCAACGACCTGCCGGGCGCCCTGGTGCAGGTCCGCCGGGCGCTGAAGCCCGACGGGTTGTTCGTCGGGTGCCTGCTCGGCGGGCGCACCCTGACGGAGCTGCGCCAGGTGCTGACCCAGGCCGAGAGCGAGGTCGAGGGGGGGGTGAGCCCGCGGGTCGCGCCCTTCGCGGAGGTGCGCGACCTCGGCGGCCTGCTCCAGCGCGCCGGCTTCGCCCTCCCGGTCACCGATGTCGAGACCGTGACGGTGCGCTATGGCGATCCCTTCGGGCTGATGCGCGACCTGCGCGCCATGGGGCTCACCAATGCGCTCCGCGAGCGCCGCGGCGCCCTGCGCCGCGCGACCCTGATGCGGGCGGCGGCCCTTTATGCGGAGCGCTTCGCCGATGCCGACGGGCGCCTGCGCGCGACCTTCGAGCTGATCTGGCTCTCGGGCTGGGTGCCGCACGAGAGCCAGCAGAAGCCGCTGCGGCCGGGCAGCGCCCAGGCCCGGCTGGCCGACGCCCTCGGCACCGTCGAACGCAAGGAGCCGTCATGA
- a CDS encoding (deoxy)nucleoside triphosphate pyrophosphohydrolase yields the protein MADPLKLLLVVAVALVDPDGRVLLAQRPPGKQLAGLWEFPGGKIEPGERPEETLIRELTEELGITVKADCLAPLSFASHPYETFHLLMPLYVCRRWEGFVQSREGQALKWVRPRDLASYPMPPADLPLLPAIVDLLGP from the coding sequence ATGGCAGATCCCCTCAAGCTCCTCCTCGTGGTGGCGGTCGCCCTCGTCGATCCGGACGGGCGCGTGCTCCTGGCCCAGCGCCCGCCCGGCAAGCAGCTCGCCGGCCTGTGGGAGTTTCCGGGCGGCAAGATCGAGCCCGGCGAGCGCCCGGAGGAGACGCTGATCCGCGAACTCACGGAGGAGCTCGGGATCACCGTGAAGGCGGATTGCCTCGCGCCCCTGAGCTTCGCGAGCCACCCCTACGAGACCTTCCACCTCCTGATGCCGCTCTATGTCTGCCGGCGCTGGGAGGGTTTCGTGCAGTCGCGCGAGGGGCAGGCGCTCAAATGGGTGCGCCCGCGCGACCTCGCGAGCTACCCGATGCCCCCGGCCGATCTGCCGCTGCTGCCGGCGATCGTCGACCTGCTCGGGCCGTGA
- a CDS encoding pyrophosphate--fructose-6-phosphate 1-phosphotransferase, which produces MSTQKIAMLTAGGLAPCLSAAVGGLIARYTDLAPEAEIIGYRSGYKGVLLGDSLAVTPQVRAKAHLLLRHGGSPLGNSRIKLTNVKDCVKRGLVKEGQDPLKVAAEQLARDRVTVLHTIGGDDTNTTAADLAAYLEANGYHLTVVGLPKTIDNDVVPIRQTLGAWSAAEQGAIFAENIVNEQSANPRMLIVHEIMGRKCGWLTAATAKAYRDRLDRTAFLPEFGLDRAHKEVDAVYLPELPFDIAREAERLRARLDAKDCVTVFLSEGAGLDEIVAEIEARGEVLGRDPFGHVKIDTINVGKWFADRFAPMIGAEKSLVLKSGHFCRSAAPNADDLRLIQGMVDFAVECGLKGVSGVIGHDEDQGGRLRAIEFPRIRGGKTFDPSTPWFTALLDEIGQSHG; this is translated from the coding sequence ATGTCCACGCAGAAGATCGCCATGCTCACCGCCGGCGGCCTCGCCCCCTGCCTGTCGGCGGCGGTCGGCGGGCTGATCGCCCGCTACACCGATCTCGCGCCCGAGGCCGAGATCATCGGCTATCGTAGCGGTTATAAGGGCGTGCTCCTTGGCGATTCCCTCGCCGTCACCCCGCAGGTGCGGGCGAAGGCCCACCTGCTCCTCCGCCACGGCGGATCGCCGCTCGGCAACAGCCGGATCAAGCTGACCAACGTCAAGGATTGCGTCAAGCGCGGCCTCGTCAAGGAGGGGCAGGATCCTCTCAAGGTGGCGGCCGAGCAGCTCGCCCGCGACCGGGTCACGGTGCTGCACACGATCGGCGGCGACGACACCAACACCACGGCGGCCGATCTCGCGGCCTATCTTGAGGCGAACGGCTACCACCTGACCGTGGTCGGCCTGCCGAAGACCATCGACAACGACGTGGTGCCGATCCGCCAGACGCTGGGTGCCTGGAGCGCGGCGGAACAGGGGGCGATCTTCGCCGAGAACATCGTCAACGAGCAGAGCGCCAACCCGCGCATGCTGATCGTCCACGAGATCATGGGCCGCAAATGCGGCTGGCTCACCGCCGCGACGGCCAAGGCCTATCGCGACCGGCTGGACCGCACCGCCTTCCTCCCGGAATTCGGCCTCGACCGGGCGCACAAGGAGGTGGATGCGGTCTACCTGCCGGAACTGCCCTTCGACATCGCGCGCGAGGCCGAGCGGCTGCGGGCGCGGCTCGACGCCAAGGACTGCGTCACGGTCTTCCTGAGCGAGGGGGCCGGCCTCGACGAGATCGTGGCCGAGATCGAGGCGCGCGGCGAGGTGCTGGGCCGGGATCCATTCGGTCACGTCAAGATCGACACGATCAATGTCGGCAAGTGGTTCGCCGACCGCTTCGCGCCGATGATCGGGGCGGAAAAGAGCCTGGTGCTGAAATCCGGCCATTTCTGCCGCTCGGCCGCGCCGAATGCCGACGACCTGCGGCTGATCCAGGGCATGGTCGACTTCGCGGTGGAGTGCGGCCTGAAGGGGGTCTCGGGCGTCATCGGCCACGACGAGGATCAGGGCGGCCGCCTGCGGGCGATCGAGTTCCCGCGCATCCGCGGCGGCAAGACCTTCGATCCGTCGACGCCGTGGTTTACCGCCCTGCTGGACGAGATCGGCCAGAGCCACGGGTGA
- a CDS encoding lytic transglycosylase domain-containing protein: MTRALLPLLVSLALASPALGAPASPAAESKEETVEQALCRLIEGAAQSKGLPVAFLTRLIWRESSFRPSAVSRAGAQGVAQFMPGTAQERGLADPFDPEQAIPAAARFLIDLRGRFGNLGLAAAAYNGGPGRVSAWLAGTGGLPAETRAYVAAITGRSAEDWAAAAKAEPRTDLTEPEGTRCLQVTAALRIRGRTDTFFAETAAALAPWGVQLAGNFSKSIALASFGRARDRYAAILGDVRPMIIGTRLRHRGTRAFYRIRVPSETRTSAEALCSRIRGIGGACIVLKT, from the coding sequence GTGACCCGCGCCCTCCTCCCCCTCCTCGTGTCCCTGGCCCTCGCCTCCCCGGCGCTGGGCGCCCCCGCCTCGCCCGCCGCAGAGAGCAAGGAGGAGACGGTCGAGCAGGCCCTGTGCCGGCTGATCGAGGGGGCCGCCCAGTCGAAGGGGCTGCCGGTCGCCTTCCTCACCCGGCTGATCTGGCGCGAGAGCAGCTTCCGGCCCAGCGCGGTGAGCCGCGCCGGGGCGCAGGGCGTGGCGCAGTTCATGCCCGGCACGGCGCAGGAGCGCGGCCTTGCCGACCCGTTCGACCCCGAACAGGCGATCCCGGCGGCGGCGCGGTTCCTGATCGACCTGCGCGGCCGCTTCGGCAATCTCGGCCTCGCCGCGGCGGCCTATAACGGCGGGCCCGGCCGCGTCTCGGCCTGGCTTGCCGGCACCGGCGGCCTGCCGGCCGAGACCCGCGCCTACGTCGCGGCGATCACCGGGCGCAGCGCCGAGGATTGGGCCGCCGCCGCCAAGGCGGAGCCCCGCACCGACCTGACCGAGCCCGAGGGCACCCGCTGCCTTCAGGTCACGGCCGCCTTGCGCATCCGCGGCCGCACCGACACCTTCTTCGCCGAGACTGCCGCGGCGCTCGCCCCCTGGGGCGTCCAGCTCGCCGGCAACTTCTCGAAGTCGATCGCGCTGGCGAGCTTCGGCCGGGCCCGCGACCGATACGCCGCGATCCTCGGCGACGTGCGCCCGATGATCATCGGCACGCGGCTGCGCCACCGCGGCACGCGGGCCTTCTACCGCATCCGCGTGCCGTCCGAGACCCGCACGAGCGCCGAGGCCCTGTGCAGCCGCATCCGCGGCATCGGCGGCGCCTGCATCGTCCTGAAAACCTGA
- a CDS encoding 4'-phosphopantetheinyl transferase family protein, which produces MTELLETDLSTLAFAGGALAVAAPADAVAALPAARLELPPYEAARIARFRQERDRHERAAAHGLLRHLLGPRLGRDPVDIVLARDAGDRPFLPGMPGLDLNLSHGGGWVAVGLSMSGRIGVDVEGAARPVDWDGLAPVFLHPAELSDYRGLPAGARPRRALEFWSIKEAFLKATGEGLVAEPRSVRLTPQGADWRLVRAGLSLQAASRILPDGARFAWAVEEGVEVMVAVAG; this is translated from the coding sequence GTGACGGAACTCCTGGAGACGGACCTCTCGACTTTGGCGTTCGCGGGCGGGGCGCTGGCCGTGGCGGCACCGGCCGACGCGGTGGCGGCCCTGCCGGCGGCGCGCCTTGAGCTGCCCCCGTACGAGGCCGCACGCATCGCGCGCTTCCGGCAGGAGCGGGACCGTCACGAGCGGGCGGCCGCGCATGGGTTGTTGCGCCACCTGCTCGGGCCCCGACTCGGCCGCGACCCGGTGGACATCGTCCTGGCGCGGGATGCCGGCGACCGGCCGTTCCTGCCCGGCATGCCGGGCCTCGACCTGAATCTGAGCCATGGGGGGGGCTGGGTCGCAGTCGGGCTGTCGATGTCCGGCCGGATCGGCGTCGATGTCGAGGGCGCCGCCCGGCCGGTGGATTGGGACGGGCTGGCGCCGGTCTTCCTGCACCCGGCCGAACTCTCCGATTATCGTGGCCTGCCGGCCGGTGCGCGGCCGCGCAGGGCCCTGGAATTCTGGTCGATCAAGGAAGCCTTCCTAAAGGCGACCGGCGAGGGCCTGGTCGCCGAGCCCCGCTCGGTCCGGCTGACGCCACAGGGCGCGGATTGGCGTCTTGTGCGTGCAGGGCTGTCGTTGCAGGCGGCGTCCCGGATCCTGCCGGACGGGGCGCGGTTCGCCTGGGCGGTGGAAGAGGGGGTTGAGGTGATGGTCGCGGTGGCGGGTTGA
- a CDS encoding RNA polymerase factor sigma-32, whose translation MAEIAGIRRQFVRVAMDAPFLEREEERGLAVRWKDERDEQALHRLISAHMRLVIALAGRFRHYGLPMADLVQEGHVGLMEAAARFEPEREVRFSTYATWWIRASIQDYILRNWSIVRGGTSSAQKALFFNLRRLRARLMQSTDERVGDEIHRRIATAIGVSREDVALMDARLSGPDMSLNAPVGDDGEASAERVDFLVDTSPLPDETVSDAVDGERRLTWLRQALTVLSERELRILHERRLAEDQATLEALGHRLGISKERVRQIENRALEKLRRALAERFPQSNATGMSAYV comes from the coding sequence ATGGCGGAAATCGCAGGCATACGTCGGCAGTTCGTGCGGGTTGCGATGGATGCTCCCTTTCTCGAGAGGGAGGAGGAGCGCGGCCTCGCGGTGCGCTGGAAGGACGAACGCGACGAGCAGGCCCTGCACCGCCTGATCTCCGCTCATATGCGGCTCGTGATCGCCCTGGCCGGCCGCTTCCGCCATTACGGCCTGCCGATGGCGGACCTGGTCCAGGAGGGCCATGTCGGCCTGATGGAGGCCGCCGCCCGCTTCGAGCCCGAGCGGGAGGTGCGCTTCTCGACCTACGCGACCTGGTGGATCCGCGCCTCGATCCAGGACTACATCCTGCGCAACTGGTCGATCGTCCGCGGCGGTACCTCCTCGGCCCAGAAGGCCCTGTTCTTCAATCTCCGCCGCCTGCGCGCCCGGCTGATGCAATCGACCGACGAGCGCGTCGGCGACGAAATCCACCGCCGCATCGCCACCGCCATCGGTGTCTCCCGCGAGGACGTGGCGCTGATGGATGCCCGCCTTTCCGGCCCCGACATGTCGCTCAACGCTCCGGTGGGCGATGACGGCGAGGCCTCGGCCGAGCGGGTCGACTTCCTGGTCGATACCTCCCCCCTGCCCGACGAGACCGTCTCCGATGCCGTCGATGGCGAGCGCCGCCTGACCTGGCTGCGCCAGGCGCTCACCGTGCTCTCCGAGCGCGAACTGCGCATCCTGCACGAGCGGCGCCTCGCCGAGGACCAGGCGACCCTCGAGGCCTTGGGCCACCGCCTCGGCATCTCCAAGGAGCGGGTGCGCCAGATCGAGAACCGCGCTCTCGAGAAGCTCCGCCGTGCCCTTGCCGAACGCTTCCCGCAATCGAACGCCACCGGGATGAGCGCTTACGTCTGA